A DNA window from Desulfobaculum bizertense DSM 18034 contains the following coding sequences:
- the trpA gene encoding tryptophan synthase subunit alpha, protein MAESQLTQSIRKANDAGRKALIPYLPAGFGGKEKFWEYVRELDAAGADVIEIGVPFSDPVADGPTVERVSQECLACGITLHWIIDGLREHRKELNASIVLMGYISPFFHYGFEQLAKDAAEVGVNGFIVPDLPYEEAGEFLEALKGSGISLVPLIGLNTSLERMELYTKDFGGFCYVVSVMGVTGERAAISASITTKLAQARKTFNFPVALGFGISHPEQLKEFASELDAVVFGSALITHLEEGGTPAEFMSRWTTR, encoded by the coding sequence ATGGCGGAATCACAGCTTACACAGAGCATTCGCAAGGCTAATGACGCGGGCAGAAAAGCCCTTATCCCATATCTTCCTGCTGGCTTTGGCGGCAAGGAAAAGTTCTGGGAGTACGTTCGGGAACTCGACGCCGCTGGTGCCGACGTTATTGAAATCGGTGTCCCTTTTTCTGATCCGGTTGCAGACGGTCCGACTGTTGAGCGTGTCTCTCAGGAGTGCCTCGCCTGCGGCATTACTCTGCACTGGATTATTGATGGCCTTCGTGAGCATCGCAAGGAGCTGAATGCGTCTATCGTGCTCATGGGCTACATCTCTCCCTTTTTCCATTACGGCTTTGAGCAGCTCGCAAAAGATGCTGCCGAAGTCGGTGTGAATGGATTCATTGTTCCAGATCTCCCCTATGAAGAGGCTGGAGAATTTCTTGAGGCTCTCAAAGGCTCGGGCATTAGCCTTGTGCCTTTGATTGGTCTCAATACATCGCTTGAGCGTATGGAGCTGTACACCAAAGATTTTGGTGGCTTCTGCTACGTTGTGAGCGTGATGGGTGTTACTGGTGAGCGGGCTGCAATCTCGGCCAGCATTACGACCAAGCTTGCTCAGGCTCGCAAGACCTTTAATTTCCCTGTGGCCCTTGGCTTTGGTATCTCTCACCCCGAGCAGCTGAAGGAATTCGCCTCCGAACTCGACGCCGTCGTGTTTGGTAGCGCCCTCATTACGCATCTTGAGGAGGGAGGAACGCCAGCGGAATTCATGAGCCGCTGGACGACTCGC